Proteins from one Desmodus rotundus isolate HL8 chromosome 9, HLdesRot8A.1, whole genome shotgun sequence genomic window:
- the METTL14 gene encoding N(6)-adenosine-methyltransferase non-catalytic subunit METTL14 isoform X3, protein MDSRLQEIRERQKLRRQLLAQQLGAESADSIGAVLNSKDEQREIAETRETCRASYDTSAPNAKRKCQEEGEMDEDKMEDYKDELEMQQEEENLPYEEEIYKDSSTFLKGTQSLNPHNDYCQHFVDTGHRPQNFIRDVGLADRFEEYPKLRELIRLKDELIAKSNTPPMYLQADIEAFDIRELTPKFDVILLEPPLEEYYRETGITANEKCWTWDDCLRKWGYRRCEDICWIKTNKNNPGKTKTLDPKAVFQRTKEHCLMGIKGTVKRSTDGDFIHANVDIDLIITEEPEIGNIEKPVEIFHIIEHFCLGRRRLHLFGRDSTIRPGWLTVGPTLTNSNYNAETYASYFSAPNSYLTGCTEEIERLRPKSPPPKSKSDRGGGAPRGGGRGGTSAGRGRERNRSNFRGERGGFRGGRGGAHRGGFAPR, encoded by the exons ATGGACAGCCGCTTGCAGGAGATTCGGGAGCGGCAGAAGTTACGGCGACAGCTCCTCGCGCAGCAG CTGGGGGCCGAAAGTGCAGACAGCATTGGAGCCGTGTTAAACAGCAAGGACGAGCAGAGAGAGATCGCGGAGACACGGGAGACATGCAG GGCTTCCTATGACACCTCTGCTCCAAATGCAAAACGTAAGTGCCAGGAAGAAGGGGAGATGGATGAAGACAAGATGGAAGACTATAAG GATGAACTGGAAATGCAGCAGGAAGAAGAGAATCTGCCGTATGAGGAAGAGATCTACAAAGATTCTAGTACTTTCCTTAAG GGGACACAGAGCTTGAACCCCCATAACGACTACTGCCAACACTTCGTGGACACGGGACACAGGCCTCAGAATTTCATCAGGGACGTAG GTCTGGCCGACAGGTTCGAAGAGTACCCGAAGCTGAGGGAGCTCATCAGGCTGAAGGACGAGCTGATAGCGAAATCCAACACTCCTCCTAT GTACTTACAAGCAGACATAGAGGCCTTCGACATCCGAGAGCTGACCCCCAAGTTTGATGTGATTCTCCTGGAGCCCCCCCTGGAGGAGTACTACAGGGAGACTGGCATCACCGCGAACGAGAAGTGCTGGACCTGGGACGAC TGTTTACGCAAGTGGGGTTACAGAAGGTGTGAAGATATTTGTTGGATTAAAACCAATAAGAACAATCCTGGGAAGACTAAGACTTTAGATCCGAAGGCTGTCTTCCAGAGAACGAAG GAGCACTGCCTGATGGGGATCAAGGGGACCGTGAAGCGCAGCACCGACGGGGACTTCATCCACGCCAATGTCGACATCGACCTGATCATCACGGAAGAGCCTGAAATTGGCAACATAGAAAAGCCCGTGGAGATTTTTCACATCATCGAGCACTTCTGTCTGGGGAGACGGCGCCTCCATCTGTTCGGAAGAGATAGTACAATTCGGCCAG GCTGGCTCACAGTGGGACCGACGCTGACAAACAGCAACTACAACGCGGAGACCTACGCCTCCTACTTCAGCGCCCCCAACTCCTACCTGACGGGGTGCACGGAAGAAATCGAGAGACTTCGACCCAAGTCGCCCCCTCCCAAATCCAAATCCGATCGGGGTGGCGGggcccccaggggtggggggagagggggaactTCTGCCGGCCGAGGACGCGAGCGGAACCGATCCAACTTCCGAGGGGAGAGGGGCGGCTTCCGGGGGGGGCGTGGAGGCGCCCACAGGGGCGGCTTCGCACCTCGGTAA
- the METTL14 gene encoding N(6)-adenosine-methyltransferase non-catalytic subunit METTL14 isoform X2, with protein sequence MVLVACQSPSTPLGLEDSLGAESADSIGAVLNSKDEQREIAETRETCRASYDTSAPNAKRKCQEEGEMDEDKMEDYKDELEMQQEEENLPYEEEIYKDSSTFLKGTQSLNPHNDYCQHFVDTGHRPQNFIRDVGLADRFEEYPKLRELIRLKDELIAKSNTPPMYLQADIEAFDIRELTPKFDVILLEPPLEEYYRETGITANEKCWTWDDIMKLEIDEIAAPRSFIFLWCGSGEGLDLGRVCLRKWGYRRCEDICWIKTNKNNPGKTKTLDPKAVFQRTKEHCLMGIKGTVKRSTDGDFIHANVDIDLIITEEPEIGNIEKPVEIFHIIEHFCLGRRRLHLFGRDSTIRPGWLTVGPTLTNSNYNAETYASYFSAPNSYLTGCTEEIERLRPKSPPPKSKSDRGGGAPRGGGRGGTSAGRGRERNRSNFRGERGGFRGGRGGAHRGGFAPR encoded by the exons ATGGTGCTCGTGGCCTGCCAGTCGCCTTCTACACCCCTTGGTCTCGAAGATTCT CTGGGGGCCGAAAGTGCAGACAGCATTGGAGCCGTGTTAAACAGCAAGGACGAGCAGAGAGAGATCGCGGAGACACGGGAGACATGCAG GGCTTCCTATGACACCTCTGCTCCAAATGCAAAACGTAAGTGCCAGGAAGAAGGGGAGATGGATGAAGACAAGATGGAAGACTATAAG GATGAACTGGAAATGCAGCAGGAAGAAGAGAATCTGCCGTATGAGGAAGAGATCTACAAAGATTCTAGTACTTTCCTTAAG GGGACACAGAGCTTGAACCCCCATAACGACTACTGCCAACACTTCGTGGACACGGGACACAGGCCTCAGAATTTCATCAGGGACGTAG GTCTGGCCGACAGGTTCGAAGAGTACCCGAAGCTGAGGGAGCTCATCAGGCTGAAGGACGAGCTGATAGCGAAATCCAACACTCCTCCTAT GTACTTACAAGCAGACATAGAGGCCTTCGACATCCGAGAGCTGACCCCCAAGTTTGATGTGATTCTCCTGGAGCCCCCCCTGGAGGAGTACTACAGGGAGACTGGCATCACCGCGAACGAGAAGTGCTGGACCTGGGACGAC ATTATGAAGTTAGAGATAGATGAGATCGCAGCCCCTCGGTCGTTCATCTTCCTCTGGTGTGGCTCCGGGGAGGGGCTGGACCTCGGGCGAGTG TGTTTACGCAAGTGGGGTTACAGAAGGTGTGAAGATATTTGTTGGATTAAAACCAATAAGAACAATCCTGGGAAGACTAAGACTTTAGATCCGAAGGCTGTCTTCCAGAGAACGAAG GAGCACTGCCTGATGGGGATCAAGGGGACCGTGAAGCGCAGCACCGACGGGGACTTCATCCACGCCAATGTCGACATCGACCTGATCATCACGGAAGAGCCTGAAATTGGCAACATAGAAAAGCCCGTGGAGATTTTTCACATCATCGAGCACTTCTGTCTGGGGAGACGGCGCCTCCATCTGTTCGGAAGAGATAGTACAATTCGGCCAG GCTGGCTCACAGTGGGACCGACGCTGACAAACAGCAACTACAACGCGGAGACCTACGCCTCCTACTTCAGCGCCCCCAACTCCTACCTGACGGGGTGCACGGAAGAAATCGAGAGACTTCGACCCAAGTCGCCCCCTCCCAAATCCAAATCCGATCGGGGTGGCGGggcccccaggggtggggggagagggggaactTCTGCCGGCCGAGGACGCGAGCGGAACCGATCCAACTTCCGAGGGGAGAGGGGCGGCTTCCGGGGGGGGCGTGGAGGCGCCCACAGGGGCGGCTTCGCACCTCGGTAA
- the METTL14 gene encoding N(6)-adenosine-methyltransferase non-catalytic subunit METTL14 isoform X1, whose product MDSRLQEIRERQKLRRQLLAQQLGAESADSIGAVLNSKDEQREIAETRETCRASYDTSAPNAKRKCQEEGEMDEDKMEDYKDELEMQQEEENLPYEEEIYKDSSTFLKGTQSLNPHNDYCQHFVDTGHRPQNFIRDVGLADRFEEYPKLRELIRLKDELIAKSNTPPMYLQADIEAFDIRELTPKFDVILLEPPLEEYYRETGITANEKCWTWDDIMKLEIDEIAAPRSFIFLWCGSGEGLDLGRVCLRKWGYRRCEDICWIKTNKNNPGKTKTLDPKAVFQRTKEHCLMGIKGTVKRSTDGDFIHANVDIDLIITEEPEIGNIEKPVEIFHIIEHFCLGRRRLHLFGRDSTIRPGWLTVGPTLTNSNYNAETYASYFSAPNSYLTGCTEEIERLRPKSPPPKSKSDRGGGAPRGGGRGGTSAGRGRERNRSNFRGERGGFRGGRGGAHRGGFAPR is encoded by the exons ATGGACAGCCGCTTGCAGGAGATTCGGGAGCGGCAGAAGTTACGGCGACAGCTCCTCGCGCAGCAG CTGGGGGCCGAAAGTGCAGACAGCATTGGAGCCGTGTTAAACAGCAAGGACGAGCAGAGAGAGATCGCGGAGACACGGGAGACATGCAG GGCTTCCTATGACACCTCTGCTCCAAATGCAAAACGTAAGTGCCAGGAAGAAGGGGAGATGGATGAAGACAAGATGGAAGACTATAAG GATGAACTGGAAATGCAGCAGGAAGAAGAGAATCTGCCGTATGAGGAAGAGATCTACAAAGATTCTAGTACTTTCCTTAAG GGGACACAGAGCTTGAACCCCCATAACGACTACTGCCAACACTTCGTGGACACGGGACACAGGCCTCAGAATTTCATCAGGGACGTAG GTCTGGCCGACAGGTTCGAAGAGTACCCGAAGCTGAGGGAGCTCATCAGGCTGAAGGACGAGCTGATAGCGAAATCCAACACTCCTCCTAT GTACTTACAAGCAGACATAGAGGCCTTCGACATCCGAGAGCTGACCCCCAAGTTTGATGTGATTCTCCTGGAGCCCCCCCTGGAGGAGTACTACAGGGAGACTGGCATCACCGCGAACGAGAAGTGCTGGACCTGGGACGAC ATTATGAAGTTAGAGATAGATGAGATCGCAGCCCCTCGGTCGTTCATCTTCCTCTGGTGTGGCTCCGGGGAGGGGCTGGACCTCGGGCGAGTG TGTTTACGCAAGTGGGGTTACAGAAGGTGTGAAGATATTTGTTGGATTAAAACCAATAAGAACAATCCTGGGAAGACTAAGACTTTAGATCCGAAGGCTGTCTTCCAGAGAACGAAG GAGCACTGCCTGATGGGGATCAAGGGGACCGTGAAGCGCAGCACCGACGGGGACTTCATCCACGCCAATGTCGACATCGACCTGATCATCACGGAAGAGCCTGAAATTGGCAACATAGAAAAGCCCGTGGAGATTTTTCACATCATCGAGCACTTCTGTCTGGGGAGACGGCGCCTCCATCTGTTCGGAAGAGATAGTACAATTCGGCCAG GCTGGCTCACAGTGGGACCGACGCTGACAAACAGCAACTACAACGCGGAGACCTACGCCTCCTACTTCAGCGCCCCCAACTCCTACCTGACGGGGTGCACGGAAGAAATCGAGAGACTTCGACCCAAGTCGCCCCCTCCCAAATCCAAATCCGATCGGGGTGGCGGggcccccaggggtggggggagagggggaactTCTGCCGGCCGAGGACGCGAGCGGAACCGATCCAACTTCCGAGGGGAGAGGGGCGGCTTCCGGGGGGGGCGTGGAGGCGCCCACAGGGGCGGCTTCGCACCTCGGTAA